Proteins from one Panicum virgatum strain AP13 chromosome 7K, P.virgatum_v5, whole genome shotgun sequence genomic window:
- the LOC120642026 gene encoding COP9 signalosome complex subunit 5 gives MEPTSSASIARQTWELENNIPAAATDPDAMDAIYRYDDAAQARAQQEKPWANDPHHFRRAKISALALLKMVVHARAGGTIEVMGLMQGKCEGDSIIVMDAFALPVEGTETRVNAQADAYEYMVEYSTINKQAGRLENVVGWYHSHPGYGCWLSGIDVSTQMLNQQFTEPFLAVVIDPTRTVSAGKVEIGAFRTYPKDYKPPDEPVSEYQTIPLNKIEDFGVHCKQYYSLDITYFKSSLDSHLLDLLWNKYWVNTLSSSPLLGNRDYVAGQIFDLADKLEQAEGQLAHSRFGGMLMPSQRKKEQEESPLAKVTRDSSKITAEQVHGLMSQVIKDILFNSVHPSSKASTSAPDSSGPEPMVEA, from the exons ATGGAGCCCACCTCGTCGGCGTCGATCGCGCGGCAGACGTGGGAGCTGGAGAACAACATCCCCGCGGCGGCCACCGACCCGGACGCGATGGACGCGATCTACCGCTACGACGACgccgcgcaggcgcgggcgcagcAGGAGAAGCCCTGGGCCAACGACCCGCACCACTTCCGCCGCGCCAAGATCTCCGCGCTCGCGCTCCTCAAGATGGTCGTCCACGCCCGCGCGGGGGGCACCATCGAGGTGATGGGGCTCATGCAGGGCAAGTGCGAGGGCGACTCCATCATCGTCATGGATGCCTTCGCGCTCCCCGTCGAGGGCACCGAGACCAGGGTCAATGCCCAGGCCGACGCGTACGAGTACATGGTCGAGTACTCAACCATCAACAAGCAG GCTGGGAGACTGGAGAATGTAGTTGGCTGGTATCACTCACACCCTGGTTATGGATGCTGGTTGTCAGGCATCGATGTGTCAACTCAGATGCTTAATCAACAATTTACAGAGCCGTTCTTGGCTGTCGTGATAGACCCTACAAGGACTGTTTCTGCTGGTAAAGTGGAGATTGGGGCTTTTAGGACCTACCCAAAAGATTACAAGCCACCAGATGAGCCTGTGTCCGAGTATCAGACCATTCCACTCAACAAGATAGAAGATTTTGGCGTCCACTGCAAACAG TACTATTCTTTGGATATAACTTATTTCAAGTCATCCCTGGACTCTCACCTCCTTGATCTGCTCTGGAACAAGTACTGGGTCAACACATTATCTTCATCACCACTTCTGGGCAACAGGGATTATGTTGCTGGGCAGATCTTTGATTTAG CTGATAAACTAGAGCAAGCTGAAGGTCAGCTGGCACACAGTCGATTTGGCGGTATGCTTATGCCATCACAGCGGAAGAAAGAG CAAGAGGAGTCTCCACTGGCCAAGGTAACTCGAGATAGCTCCAAAATCACAGCTGAACAGGTCCATGGTCTCATGTCACAG GTAATAAAAGACATCCTCTTCAACTCTGTGCACCCCTCAAGCAAGGCAAGCACAAGTGCTCCGGATTCATCCGGGCCTGAGCCTATGGTTGAAGCCTAA
- the LOC120640369 gene encoding protein SRC2 homolog, translated as MVRASLLAVHDAVASGGHLSPVAVVVLAVAATVAVAAIAAFGCAQGAKKKPPRQNNVVYYGQGYPPPPAGAYGYPAQQPPPGYGYAYPQQQQSAGRPARSGLGSGAAGLAVGAVGGLAAGAVIGSALSSGGGGMR; from the exons ATGGTGCGGGCGAGTCTTCTCGCCGTGCACGACGCCGTAGCCAGCGGGGGCCACCTCAGCCCCGTGGCCGTCGTGGTGCTCGCGGTGGCCGCGAcggtggccgtggcggcgaTCGCAGCGTTCGGGTGCGCGCAGGGCGCCAAGAAGAAGCCGCCCAGGCAGAACAACGTCGTCTACTACGGCCAGGGATACCCGCCGCCCCCCGCGGGGGCGTACGGCTACCCGGCGCAGCAGCCGCCCCCCGGCTACGGCTACGCGtacccgcagcagcagcagagcgcCGGGAGGCCCGCCCGAAGCGGGCTCGggtccggcgcggcggggctcgccgtcGGCGCGGTCGGGGggctggccgccggcgcggtCATCGGCTCGGCGCTCAGCTCCGGTGGAGGCGG AATGCGCTAA
- the LOC120642024 gene encoding probable receptor-like serine/threonine-protein kinase At5g57670, with product MNYLRSRSLKRLLSLGRRSNADESAEECVDADPPPPPPYKPTWRCFSYDELHQATDGFHQDNMVGKGGYGEVYRGVLDDGRAVAVKRLAPTAAADEKKEKDFLTELGTVGHVRHPNVCALLGCCVDRGLHLVFEFSTRGSVSANLHDLKLPVMSWKQRHGIAVGTARGLRYLHKGCARRIIHRDIKASNILLTADYEPQISDFGLARWLPSEWTHHAIAPIEGTFGCLAPEYFTHGIVDEKTDVFAFGVFLLELISGRKPVDGSHKSLIAWAKPYLSDGVVQGLVDPRLGDGYDAGQLTRLMFVASLCVRGAAAWRPTMTQVLELLESGEISQDQWQMPEKEEQDELWDFDDLDDEDDDDDYDNYDDESDSPSISSSACSIHPND from the exons ATGAACTACCTCAGGAGCCGGAGCCTGAAGCGGCTCCTGTCCCTCGGCCGCCGGAGCAACGCGGACGAGTCCGCCGAGGAGTGCGTCGACGCcgaccctccgccgccgccgccgtacaaGCCCACGTGGAGGTGCTTCTCCTACGACGAGCTCCACCAGGCCACCGATGGCTTCCACCAAG ACAACATGGTGGGCAAGGGCGGGTACGGCGAGGTGTACCGCGGCGTCCTGGACGACGGGCGCGCCGTCGCCGTGAAGCGCCTGGCGCcgacggccgcggcggacgagaagaaggagaaagacTTCCTCACGGAGCTGGGCACGGTGGGCCACGTCCGCCACCCCAACGTGTGCGCGCTCCTCGGCTGCTGCGTCGACCGCGGCCTCCACCTCGTCTTCGAGTTCTCCACCCGCGGCTCCGTCTCCGCCAACCTCCACG ACTTGAAGCTGCCGGTGATGTCGTGGAAGCAGCGGCACGGGATCGCGGTCGGCACGGCGCGCGGGCTGCGCTACCTCCACAAGGGCTGCGCGCGCCGGATCATCCACCGCGACATCAAGGCGTCCAACATCCTTCTCACCGCCGACTACGAGCCTCAG ATTTCGGACTTCGGCCTCGCCCGGTGGCTGCCGTCGGAGTGGACGCACCACGCCATCGCGCCCATCGAGGGCACGTTCGG GTGCCTGGCGCCCGAGTACTTCACGCACGGCATCGTGGACGAGAAGACGGACGTGTTCGCCTTCGGCGTCTTCCTCCTCGAGCTCATCTCCGGCCGGAAGCCGGTGGACGGCTCCCACAAGAGCCTCATTGCGTGG GCCAAGCCTTACCTGAGCGACGGCGTCGTGCAAGGGCTCGTGGACCCGCGGCTCGGCGACGGCTACGACGCCGGGCAGCTGACGCGGCTCATGTTCGTCGCGTCGCTCTGCGTCAGGGGCGCCGCGGCGTGGCGCCCGACCATGACACAG GTACTGGAGTTATTAGAGTCCGGTGAGATTTCTCAAGATCAATGGCAGATGCCCGAGAAAGAGGAGCAAGACGAGCTGTGGGATTTCGACGATCTCGATGatgaagacgacgacgacgactatgACAACTACGACGATGAATCTGATTCCCCCTCGATCTCCTCGTCGGCATGCAGCATCCACCCCAATGATTAG